Within Streptomyces antibioticus, the genomic segment AGGCGCGGGCGCCATGAGCGGTAACGGTCTCAGTGCGGAGCAGATCCGCGAAATGGGGAGTTTCGTGGACATCGAGGCGTCGCCACCTCCGGATGAGCCGACCGCGTACTTCCTCTTCGGGACGAATCAGATGGCTCCTGTCGAGGTCGCGGTGGAGCGCTATCACAAAGGACTGGCGCCGCTGATCATCACGACCGGTGGGGTCAATCGGCACAGCGGAATCGTGGAAGGGCAGGTGTTCCGTCGGCTTCTCATCGAGCGCGGAGTTCCCGAATCCGTGATCCGTTGCGAAGACCAGGCTTCCAACACCTGGCAGAACGTAGAACTGTCGCTTCCCCATCTACGGGAAGCCCTCGCGTCGGGTCTGAGGATCACGGCAGTCAGTAAGTGGTACCACCGCCGTACCCTCCATTGCCTGGCAACCCTGGTTCCGGAGATCGGCCCCTTCTACGCCACGTCCTGGGAACCGATCTACGCGGGAAAGACGGTAAGCCGGGACGACTGGCCCCATATCCCGGACGGCAAGCGCAGGGTGATCCGGGAATGGGAGGAGATTCCCAGGCGCGTCACGGAGGGAAGTTTCAAGGATGTCCGTCTTGCCGACGGAGCCTGGCGGAGCTGAACCACCGGTTCAAGGAACGAGCGGCCCCGCCAGCACGGCCAACCCCGCCTCGCGGTCCCCCTCCCAGGTCACCGATTCCGTGTCCCGGGGCTTGCGGCCCCACAGCAGCAGGAGCAGATCCTCGGCCGTGCCGGAGAGTTGTGCGACCGGTTCGTCCGGGCCGTAGGTCCAGGCGTGGCCGGTGTCGGTGGTGGTGAGGCGTACGGCACGTGAGGGTGGCGTCGCGGCGCCCTTGGCGATCATGCGGAGCGCCATCGTGTCGAAGACCTCGGCGACGCCGTCGGCGGCGAGTGCGGGGTCCATCGGGGTCGGTCGGCCGAGGGCGTGGTCGACCAGCCTCCATCCGCCGCAGTGCTCGACGGGAGCGGACAGGTCCCCTCCGTCCAGCAGAGCACCGAACGCGTCCAGCTCACGCCTCAGTTCAACCAGGTAGTCCACGGCGTCAAGGTACAGCGCACCAACTACGCGCGTCTCGCTGCATAAACGGGGCGAATTTCACCCGTAGCGCGGGCGAGGCCGTCCATGCCCGAGCTCGGCTACGCGGAGCCGGTGCCGCCCGTCCTGTCGGCGTGCGCCCACCAGGAGATCACCCGGGCCGCCATAGCTTTCGGCTCCGACGGCAGAGGGGTGAGGCCGAAGTGGTCCTCCAGCTCGTGGCGCAGGAACTCGGCGATCTCCGGCTCGTCGGCGCCGCCGCGGAGCCGCTGGAGAAGAGGGGCGAGCATGCAGTCGTACTCGTCCTGCACATCGTCGGCGACGCCGACCGGATCCCACTCATTGAGCAGACGCCGCAAGCTGTTCTCGGAGGCGTCGGTTCCAGATTTCATCGCCCCAGGGTGCCACCCGGGAGCCGCCGTCATCACCCGCCCCCCAACCTCGATCCGTACGAAGCCGTGCAGGTCACGCGGGGGTTGCGCACCGGTGCCAGTGCCCGCACATCACTTTCGTCCCGGGAACACCTCAACCCCCGCCCCCCACAACCTAGTTGAACGATCACTGTGACTTGTATTGACGCCCCCTTGGGGTGAGCCTAGCCTTCCCGGGTTGAGAGCGCTCTCAAGTCGCAAGAGTCCCCACTTACCGGCGCCACTCCCTGGGATATGAAAGTCCGTCCGGACCGATTCCCGGGTGTGGGTCGGGCATTCGCTCTGCCTCCTGTCGAAGGGTGCCCCCATGCCAAGTGCCAGTGTTCAGCCATTGGCCGCCGTGCCGAGATCCGCTCCCGCGCCCTGGCGGCGTGCGGTGCTGTTCATGACCCTCGCCGCCCTGCTCGGCGCGGTGCTCACCGTGCTCAACTCCACGTCGGCGGACGCCGGCACGGTGGGGGCGGGCAGTTACACCACCACGGCGCCCGGTCCGTTGCCCTCGGGCTGCGGAGACCTGTCCACCAACCCGCGCCGCTGGGTGACGGACAACGCCCCGTCAGGTGGCGTGCCCACCAACGACTGGTGGTCGTCGATCCTGTGGAAGCGCACCAACTGCGCATACGGCGAGCCCCTGTTCGCCCAGCCGCTCGGCTTCCTCGCCCAGTCGGGCGGGCTCGGTGTCTCCTACAGCACCCGGCCGTCGATCTCCGGCAGCGCCAAGGGCGTGGGGGAGTACCACTACGAGTACCAGGAGGACTTCGTCGCCGGTGTCACCGGCCTCGCCGCCCCCGAGGTGAAGGTCGACGACTGGAGCGACTGGACCGTCACCCCCTACCTCAGCGACGGCACCCGCACCCTGCGGGCGACCATCGGCTCCGGACTGCCGTTCACCTACTACCGGGCGACCGGCGGCAACGCACAGATCAAGGCCGCGGCCGGCGCGACGGTCGACGTCTGGTCCAACTCCGGCCCCAGGATCGGCTATTCGGTCAACGGCCACGACTACGTCGCCTTCGCCCCGACCGGCGCCACCTGGACGGTCAGCGGCTCCACCTTCACCTCCACCCTCGCGGGCAAGGACTACTTCTCGATCGCCGTCCTGCCGACCACCTCGTCCACCCCGGCCGCCGACCGCACCGCGCTCGCGACCGAGTACGCCAAGTACGCCCACGCCCATGTCACCGGTACGGCCGTGTCCTACCGGTACGACGAGGCGGACAGCACCCTGACCACCACGTACCGCTTCACCACCACCGCCCGTGAGGGCTCCGAGACCGGCACGGCCGCCGCTCTTCTCCCGCACCAGTGGCGCTACTTGGCCGGCGGCAGCCCGCTGTCGCAGACGTACGTCTCCTCGCGCGGCCCGCTGAAGGTGCTCACCGGCATCACGTCCTTCACGACCTCGATGCTCTACCACGGAGTGCTACCCGAGGTACCGGCCGTCGCCGACAGTTCCGGTGCCGACGCCGCCACCCTCCAGAACTATCTCAACGCCGAATTGGGCGACCCCACCCGCCAGCAGGCCGACGACACCTACTGGACGGGCAAGGGCCTCGGCCGCGCCGCACGCCTGGCCGAGATCGCCGACCAGACCGGCAACACCGCCGTCCGCGACGCCGCCCTGTCCGCGATCAAGTCCAAGCTCACGGACTGGCTCACCGCGTCACCCGGCGAGACCAGCCGGCTGTTCTACTACGACGACAAGTGGGGCACCTTGATCGGCTACCCCGCCTCCTACGGCTCCGACCAGGAGCTGAACGACCATCACTTCCACTACGGCTACTACATCGCCGCGGCCGCGACCCTCGCCAAGTTCGACCCCGCCTGGGCCGACAGCGACCGCTACGGCGGCATGATCGACCTGCTCATCCGCGACGCCAACAACTACGACCGCACCGACGAACGCTTCCCCTACCTGCGCGACTTCGACATCTACGCCGGACACGACTGGGCGTCGGGACACGGCTCGTTCGCCGCGGGCAACAACCAGGAGTCCTCCTCCGAGGGCATGAACTTCGACAACGCGCTCATCCAGTGGGGCATCGCCACCGGCGACACGGCCGTCCGGGACGCC encodes:
- a CDS encoding glycosyl hydrolase, whose translation is MPRSAPAPWRRAVLFMTLAALLGAVLTVLNSTSADAGTVGAGSYTTTAPGPLPSGCGDLSTNPRRWVTDNAPSGGVPTNDWWSSILWKRTNCAYGEPLFAQPLGFLAQSGGLGVSYSTRPSISGSAKGVGEYHYEYQEDFVAGVTGLAAPEVKVDDWSDWTVTPYLSDGTRTLRATIGSGLPFTYYRATGGNAQIKAAAGATVDVWSNSGPRIGYSVNGHDYVAFAPTGATWTVSGSTFTSTLAGKDYFSIAVLPTTSSTPAADRTALATEYAKYAHAHVTGTAVSYRYDEADSTLTTTYRFTTTAREGSETGTAAALLPHQWRYLAGGSPLSQTYVSSRGPLKVLTGITSFTTSMLYHGVLPEVPAVADSSGADAATLQNYLNAELGDPTRQQADDTYWTGKGLGRAARLAEIADQTGNTAVRDAALSAIKSKLTDWLTASPGETSRLFYYDDKWGTLIGYPASYGSDQELNDHHFHYGYYIAAAATLAKFDPAWADSDRYGGMIDLLIRDANNYDRTDERFPYLRDFDIYAGHDWASGHGSFAAGNNQESSSEGMNFDNALIQWGIATGDTAVRDAGIYMYVTQAAAIQDYWFDTRDQIYPTAFPHKGVGMVWSNGGSYSTWFSSAPEQIQGINLLPVTGGHLYLGYDPAYVRTNYQEMLDQSGRTQPSIWTDIWYEYLALGDGDAALAAFRANPSFTSEEGESKAHTFHWIRNLAALGTVDTTVTADHPLTSVFVKNGARTYVASNITDTDATVRFSDGTTVQVPAGRTVTAGAHVWSGGSASGGAPDPDPTPTSTPTSTPTSTPTSTPTSTPTSSPSPTPTPTSSDGTGSSPTLYLTDDGKLSATAGTAGSATVPSADGANRDGTPYKPLTYTASGLDLDRTGGGTRFDLSVDAGNVVGNGVQIQVSYDCSGSGGTWDRVETYRYFATDPVPGWEHYTESAGLASATGTLCDLSDGTVQVKVWNALGNAPSTLGTGERAVLRLPFD
- a CDS encoding YdcF family protein, whose product is MSGNGLSAEQIREMGSFVDIEASPPPDEPTAYFLFGTNQMAPVEVAVERYHKGLAPLIITTGGVNRHSGIVEGQVFRRLLIERGVPESVIRCEDQASNTWQNVELSLPHLREALASGLRITAVSKWYHRRTLHCLATLVPEIGPFYATSWEPIYAGKTVSRDDWPHIPDGKRRVIREWEEIPRRVTEGSFKDVRLADGAWRS